One uncultured Methanobrevibacter sp. genomic window carries:
- a CDS encoding NTP transferase domain-containing protein codes for MSISTIITAAGKNSRMRKDQMARNIDLTNKLILPFKDKTVIETTIDNALSLNVDECIVVLGHYSNEIKEVIFDNYKDQVKFVENNPVDVGLSTSLYNGLSNARSDFALCITADQPTVTPETFNKMIEVSRKSENPFNTISILRRRKTGLLDTAEGLGMPFVAPRMNLMKYLENEDDNLNPILRKIFADGYTFYGIKEKNEKELLNINHYEDYLNLLD; via the coding sequence ATGTCTATTTCAACAATAATTACTGCAGCCGGTAAGAACTCTCGAATGAGAAAGGACCAGATGGCTCGCAATATTGATTTAACAAATAAACTGATTTTACCATTTAAAGATAAAACTGTCATAGAGACAACTATTGACAATGCATTATCCTTAAATGTAGATGAATGTATTGTGGTACTTGGCCATTATTCTAATGAAATAAAAGAAGTTATCTTTGATAATTATAAAGATCAAGTAAAATTCGTAGAAAATAATCCGGTTGATGTAGGTTTATCAACATCACTTTACAATGGTCTTTCAAATGCTCGCTCTGATTTTGCATTATGCATAACTGCAGACCAGCCTACCGTAACTCCGGAAACTTTCAATAAAATGATTGAAGTAAGCCGAAAAAGTGAAAATCCTTTCAATACAATATCCATTTTAAGAAGAAGAAAAACTGGGCTATTGGATACTGCAGAAGGATTGGGAATGCCTTTTGTTGCTCCCAGAATGAATCTTATGAAATACCTTGAAAATGAGGATGATAATTTAAATCCGATTTTAAGAAAGATTTTTGCTGATGGCTATACATTTTATGGAATAAAAGAAAAAAATGAAAAAGAATTGTTGAATATTAATCATTATGAAGATTATTTAAATCTTCTAGATTGA
- a CDS encoding nuclease, which yields MFEDEKEDKIYNLVISNGIDKQNEYGQFTQKLFEKVDFLWKESISGSYEHASESFYSKIDRIILLAGLYNDNKDTFEALLNASEKYDIPIVLVRPLGLEEVPEILEEKAATIVGWNKNCIIDSIKNADELI from the coding sequence ATGTTTGAAGATGAAAAAGAAGATAAAATATATAATTTAGTCATTTCCAATGGTATCGATAAACAAAATGAATACGGCCAGTTTACACAGAAATTATTTGAAAAAGTAGACTTTTTATGGAAAGAGTCCATTTCAGGGTCATATGAACATGCCTCAGAAAGTTTTTATTCCAAAATAGACAGAATAATTTTACTTGCAGGCCTTTACAATGACAACAAGGACACCTTTGAAGCATTATTGAATGCAAGTGAAAAATATGACATTCCTATCGTTTTAGTAAGGCCGTTAGGACTTGAAGAAGTTCCGGAAATACTGGAAGAAAAAGCGGCGACAATTGTTGGATGGAACAAAAACTGCATAATAGATTCAATAAAAAATGCAGACGAATTAATTTAA
- a CDS encoding Mur ligase family protein — MKAAVIGLGVEGKKAVNSLLRHGWEVYATDLNINVDLEGLDLPMLSMNLMDDEQTVSIVGDKITLDLGFTNPYAIEQCDAIAISPSMYGGSFATKLLSNGELLSDVVDKHKDIFTIGITGTNGKTTTVHMIKTILENAGKKVLVGGNGGGGFSGYYDLILEASEGDYDILLVEVCDMTLDFCRYCFDFDMIGLTNIGNDHMDVHKTIANYKNSLVRFFSDKLIFTAFNQDFNSDFKEAASKNIPYFEYQDELKLFGKFNLLNAGLANAIARELKISKDVIKSSLANFNAVEGRLDVYRINDAQVYVGKTDNSDALASILSEKDFYAIFIGTPRHNEIHRLDILDVAVKYNPEVIVLFPGLDDTLDIAIYRLNSLRYMGNIITVNSLDEIIELVAEYSHEDAILIGGNGQDTIIDIQERIKLISEKLS, encoded by the coding sequence ATGAAAGCGGCAGTTATAGGTTTAGGAGTTGAAGGTAAAAAAGCAGTTAATTCCCTTTTAAGACATGGTTGGGAAGTTTATGCTACTGATTTGAATATTAATGTGGATTTAGAAGGTTTAGATTTGCCGATGTTATCCATGAACTTGATGGATGATGAACAGACAGTTTCAATAGTTGGAGATAAAATCACTTTGGATTTGGGTTTTACCAATCCCTACGCTATTGAACAGTGTGATGCAATTGCAATAAGTCCAAGTATGTATGGTGGGTCTTTTGCAACAAAGCTTTTAAGTAACGGAGAACTTTTAAGTGATGTGGTAGATAAACATAAAGATATTTTCACAATAGGCATCACTGGTACAAACGGTAAAACAACTACTGTTCACATGATAAAAACTATATTGGAGAATGCAGGTAAGAAAGTTTTAGTCGGCGGAAACGGTGGAGGAGGATTTTCAGGCTATTATGACTTGATTCTTGAAGCAAGCGAAGGTGACTATGATATACTGCTTGTAGAGGTATGTGATATGACCTTGGACTTTTGCAGATACTGCTTTGACTTTGATATGATCGGTCTTACCAATATAGGCAATGACCATATGGACGTTCACAAAACCATAGCTAACTATAAGAATTCTCTTGTCAGATTTTTCTCAGACAAGTTAATTTTCACAGCTTTCAATCAGGATTTCAATTCAGATTTCAAGGAGGCTGCTTCAAAAAATATTCCTTATTTTGAATATCAGGATGAGTTAAAGTTATTCGGTAAATTTAATTTGCTTAATGCGGGCCTTGCTAATGCAATTGCACGTGAATTAAAAATATCTAAAGATGTAATCAAATCCAGTCTCGCTAACTTCAATGCTGTCGAGGGCAGATTGGATGTTTATAGGATTAATGATGCCCAGGTTTATGTCGGAAAAACGGACAATTCTGATGCATTGGCTTCAATATTATCTGAAAAGGATTTTTATGCCATTTTTATCGGTACTCCAAGACATAATGAAATTCACAGGCTGGATATACTTGATGTTGCAGTCAAATACAATCCGGAAGTTATTGTGCTATTCCCTGGATTGGATGATACCTTGGATATTGCAATTTACAGGCTCAATTCCCTCAGATATATGGGAAATATAATTACAGTCAATTCTCTGGATGAAATTATCGAATTAGTTGCTGAATACTCTCACGAGGATGCTATTTTAATAGGAGGTAATGGTCAGGATACTATTATTGATATTCAAGAGAGAATTAAATTAATTTCAGAAAAATTGTCTTAA
- a CDS encoding PD-(D/E)XK nuclease family protein: MKLPSRSKSYMIPEYSLTGDLLSYITCGLQYRYQNKGALPPSKPVQRWFGEFIHGVLEESYNEWKYGKKEFPWDWKEDIRPIEDLIDLRLQVRGLYPHDEDLFFSINQPGMNMTIDELNEHDHKKLASARAEKAINIWGKHLFPLIDSAELLIKGVRPMPNYDKNTSRSNYYGINGVVDVLTSTKINTMDEQSTLYNFNNKIVQFIKNNLETSDIEDYEVIIDYKGMKRPPIKVTDPLSEDKWENHKQQILTYSWLRSKQEDAKDISAGIILYLNELVPSKEDLVLIKEEIRNNLTDVPEGIEFDDDIELIEEWEEDEKAPNLSEEFKIARSIRFINVNEKEREKALKKFDNVVCDIENSLVSEMKGCKIQDAWKAEADKRTCLACDFRTFCKNNSDITKDFKIP, encoded by the coding sequence ATGAAATTACCGTCAAGATCAAAATCATACATGATACCTGAATACAGTCTGACTGGAGATTTGCTTTCATACATTACCTGCGGACTACAGTACCGTTATCAAAATAAAGGAGCACTTCCACCTTCCAAACCAGTTCAGAGATGGTTTGGAGAGTTTATTCATGGAGTTTTAGAGGAATCCTACAACGAATGGAAATATGGTAAAAAGGAATTTCCATGGGACTGGAAGGAAGATATCAGACCAATAGAAGACCTGATTGATTTGAGACTCCAGGTAAGGGGACTGTATCCTCACGATGAAGATCTGTTTTTCAGCATAAACCAGCCGGGAATGAACATGACCATAGATGAGTTAAACGAACACGACCACAAGAAACTGGCCAGCGCAAGAGCTGAAAAGGCAATAAATATTTGGGGAAAACATCTCTTTCCGTTAATCGATTCGGCCGAACTGCTAATCAAAGGAGTGCGACCAATGCCAAATTACGATAAAAACACAAGCCGTTCCAATTATTACGGCATCAACGGTGTTGTGGATGTTTTAACCTCTACAAAAATCAACACAATGGATGAACAGAGCACATTATACAATTTCAACAACAAGATAGTGCAGTTTATCAAAAATAATCTTGAAACCAGTGATATTGAAGATTATGAAGTTATTATTGACTATAAGGGTATGAAAAGACCGCCAATTAAAGTAACTGACCCATTAAGTGAGGATAAATGGGAAAATCACAAGCAGCAGATTCTGACATACTCCTGGCTTCGCTCAAAACAGGAAGATGCAAAGGACATTTCAGCAGGAATTATACTTTATCTTAATGAACTCGTACCATCAAAAGAAGACCTTGTGTTAATCAAGGAGGAAATCAGAAACAACCTGACTGATGTTCCTGAAGGAATTGAATTTGATGATGATATCGAACTGATTGAGGAATGGGAAGAAGATGAAAAGGCACCAAATTTGTCTGAAGAATTTAAAATTGCCCGTTCAATCAGATTTATCAATGTCAATGAGAAGGAACGTGAAAAAGCTCTTAAAAAATTCGATAATGTTGTATGCGATATTGAAAATTCACTTGTAAGTGAAATGAAAGGCTGCAAAATTCAGGACGCCTGGAAAGCGGAAGCCGATAAAAGGACATGTCTTGCATGTGATTTTCGGACATTCTGTAAAAATAACAGTGACATAACAAAAGACTTTAAAATTCCATAA
- a CDS encoding DEAD/DEAH box helicase, giving the protein MISYEEFEDIIVNTLKRDISSNHDQKNAILTDCDKSLFIVAGPGSGKTTVMVLKILKYIFVDDIDPSEILATTFTKKAAAELTSRILGWGDEIKNHLTDQLDEDDFEDIEKILKIERIDFNQIYVGTTDSIAEELLRDYRKAGETHPIVIEDFVANSAMIKILINDEKYLDKELVEYLKELTGRAKLTEPSKMSEILLKIKDRIYHDKVDFSELYRESKGGFKLALDCIREYEEVLESRHTIDFAMLESNFLEKLKNGELDDFLEDIKIVLIDEYQDTNLLQEDIYFTIAKSALENNGSITVVGDDDQSLYRFRGATVDLFTNYKKRVKDQLGIDVEEINLRTNYRSSENIIEHCNRFAELDKQYQLARVKNKPKIIAPDFEKDKMPVLGMFRNNVEMLANDLSKLINNLVNKGEAEIKVLQVLNEDFYKKMNGNIDVAKMQQIRQENIRKGKKVEKIKLKLDPEHGSASDIAILSYSPKERQYSTRSFLHHLRKNLRNLKHPIEMFNPRGIDLQDVDIVAIFCGLILECIDPEGSIQKMDKTIPNLAKRNMTRWRVKAKEYIKLDPEPREPMSLNSFVTRWQIRRPYPEVDKDGKDIEWPKTASLMELAYKLTTWVEDLQEDVEGIVYLEAITKSITQTGFFNEYHSNISFRSPKDERDSVLEAIWNIFIPLSTGGISIDESHLDTLPEDRVNVLSIHQSKGLEFPLVIVDVGSQFKTNNIKTQRLRFPKSIKDKITIEDTIRKYSSLGESERSEKDRSFDDLTRRYFVAFSRAESVLILVGLNPAIEGYTSKNQHFNIPNIALGWSRDEEYVGFKEIYLI; this is encoded by the coding sequence ATGATTTCATATGAAGAATTTGAAGACATTATAGTAAACACACTTAAAAGAGACATATCTTCAAATCACGATCAGAAAAATGCAATACTCACTGATTGTGACAAATCCCTTTTTATTGTAGCAGGACCAGGATCCGGAAAAACGACCGTTATGGTGCTTAAGATATTGAAATATATTTTTGTGGATGATATTGACCCAAGTGAAATATTAGCTACAACATTTACAAAAAAAGCAGCTGCAGAACTTACTTCAAGGATTCTTGGATGGGGAGATGAAATTAAAAATCACCTAACAGACCAACTTGACGAAGATGATTTTGAAGACATAGAAAAAATCTTAAAAATCGAAAGAATAGATTTCAATCAGATATACGTAGGTACAACAGACAGTATTGCTGAAGAATTACTGAGAGACTACAGGAAAGCCGGAGAGACACATCCTATTGTCATTGAAGACTTTGTTGCAAACTCAGCAATGATAAAGATATTGATTAATGATGAAAAATATCTTGACAAGGAACTTGTGGAATATCTAAAAGAACTCACCGGAAGAGCAAAACTGACTGAACCCTCAAAAATGAGCGAAATCCTACTTAAAATCAAAGATAGAATATATCATGATAAGGTAGATTTCAGCGAACTTTACAGGGAAAGTAAAGGAGGATTTAAACTTGCACTTGACTGTATAAGGGAATATGAAGAAGTCCTCGAAAGCAGACATACAATCGATTTTGCAATGCTTGAATCAAATTTCCTGGAAAAACTGAAAAACGGCGAATTGGATGACTTTCTCGAAGACATTAAAATCGTTCTGATTGACGAATACCAAGACACAAATCTTCTTCAGGAGGACATCTATTTTACAATAGCAAAATCAGCACTTGAAAATAACGGCAGCATTACAGTCGTAGGTGATGATGACCAGTCACTCTACCGCTTCAGAGGAGCGACTGTAGATTTGTTTACAAACTACAAAAAAAGAGTTAAAGACCAGCTTGGAATCGACGTTGAAGAAATCAACCTTAGAACAAATTACCGGTCAAGTGAAAATATTATTGAACACTGCAACCGGTTTGCAGAACTTGATAAGCAATATCAGTTGGCAAGAGTTAAAAACAAGCCTAAAATTATCGCGCCTGATTTTGAAAAGGACAAAATGCCTGTTCTTGGAATGTTCAGGAATAATGTTGAAATGCTTGCAAATGATCTTTCAAAACTCATAAACAATCTTGTAAATAAAGGCGAAGCCGAAATAAAAGTTCTGCAGGTTTTAAACGAAGACTTTTATAAAAAGATGAATGGTAACATTGATGTTGCAAAAATGCAGCAGATCAGACAGGAAAATATCCGGAAAGGTAAGAAAGTTGAAAAAATCAAACTTAAACTGGACCCTGAGCACGGTTCTGCTTCTGATATTGCAATTTTATCATATTCCCCAAAAGAACGCCAGTACAGCACCAGGTCCTTTCTCCATCATTTAAGAAAGAACTTAAGAAATCTGAAACATCCTATTGAAATGTTTAATCCTAGAGGTATTGATCTTCAGGACGTGGATATTGTAGCAATATTCTGCGGATTAATTCTTGAATGCATCGACCCTGAAGGAAGTATTCAAAAAATGGACAAGACAATTCCAAATCTTGCAAAAAGAAACATGACAAGATGGAGAGTTAAAGCCAAAGAATACATTAAGCTAGACCCTGAACCTAGAGAACCTATGTCACTTAACAGTTTTGTAACCCGATGGCAGATTAGAAGACCATATCCTGAAGTTGACAAAGACGGAAAAGATATCGAATGGCCTAAAACCGCCAGCCTGATGGAGCTTGCATATAAACTTACCACATGGGTTGAAGACCTGCAGGAAGATGTGGAAGGAATCGTTTACCTTGAAGCGATTACAAAATCAATTACACAAACAGGATTTTTTAACGAATACCATTCAAACATTTCATTCCGCTCTCCAAAAGATGAAAGGGATTCCGTTTTAGAAGCAATATGGAATATTTTCATTCCTCTTTCAACAGGAGGAATTTCAATTGACGAATCACATCTGGATACTTTGCCTGAAGACAGAGTCAACGTATTGTCTATTCATCAATCCAAAGGACTGGAATTTCCGCTGGTAATTGTGGATGTTGGCTCACAGTTTAAAACAAACAACATTAAGACCCAGAGACTGAGATTTCCAAAATCCATTAAGGACAAGATTACCATTGAAGATACGATAAGAAAATACAGTTCATTGGGTGAAAGCGAACGAAGTGAAAAGGACCGTTCCTTTGATGATTTGACAAGACGTTACTTCGTTGCATTTTCAAGAGCTGAAAGCGTTTTAATACTGGTGGGTCTGAATCCTGCTATTGAAGGATATACAAGCAAAAACCAGCACTTCAACATCCCTAATATTGCATTAGGATGGAGCAGAGATGAAGAATATGTTGGTTTCAAGGAGATTTATTTAATATAG
- a CDS encoding DUF169 domain-containing protein, whose amino-acid sequence MSYLEKNKKYCETIESKIKLDAKPVAMKLIKSEDDLPEGYDLIDEKIRHCEMVRKASLGSKFYSTIEEQMCLGGAGAIGLRDMPEKLANGEKYFSLGRFQDLETAKKLTSKLSIVEDIHWGMIYAPLDEADFEADVIQIITEPVGGMKLAQSIVYKTGEKINPSFAGIQSLCGDAFANPYIENGINFTLGCDGSRKAADIKDNEMTVGISKAKIEEVISGLESI is encoded by the coding sequence ATGTCATATTTGGAGAAAAACAAAAAATATTGTGAAACTATCGAAAGTAAAATTAAACTCGATGCAAAACCAGTTGCAATGAAATTAATCAAAAGCGAAGATGACCTTCCAGAAGGTTACGATTTGATTGATGAAAAAATCAGACACTGCGAAATGGTTAGAAAAGCATCATTAGGCAGCAAATTTTACTCAACTATTGAAGAACAGATGTGTTTAGGCGGAGCAGGTGCTATCGGACTTAGAGACATGCCTGAAAAATTGGCAAACGGTGAAAAATATTTCTCCCTCGGAAGATTCCAGGATTTGGAAACCGCTAAAAAACTCACAAGCAAATTATCAATCGTTGAAGATATCCATTGGGGAATGATTTATGCACCTTTAGATGAAGCTGACTTTGAAGCAGATGTAATTCAAATCATTACCGAACCTGTTGGCGGAATGAAACTTGCTCAAAGTATTGTTTATAAAACTGGTGAAAAAATCAATCCTTCATTTGCAGGTATCCAGTCATTATGTGGAGACGCATTTGCTAATCCTTACATAGAAAATGGAATTAACTTCACTTTAGGCTGTGACGGTTCCAGAAAAGCAGCTGACATTAAAGATAATGAAATGACAGTCGGTATCAGCAAAGCTAAAATCGAAGAAGTTATTTCAGGTCTTGAATCAATCTAG